In one Candidatus Omnitrophota bacterium genomic region, the following are encoded:
- a CDS encoding ATP-binding protein: MIFFKRNRYLKLIEGLNAKITALNEKIHKLESENSQMQAILSSMAEGVIAVDKESRILSINPAIEKIFNIIKKDAGGKFFLEVIRNNDISEIINNVLKKGEFISKELNLVWPIQKVFQINASPLFENAAVNGCLVVLHDITEIRKLEKMRSDFVANVSHELKTPLTSIKGFVETLLEGALEDKKNSRHFLEIIQEHANRLNILIRDLLDLSYLESQEAQLHKEEINLKDLTDDILAGFKSQLKKGPIKAENNLPAGLSVKADKDKIGQVLTNLIDNAIKFNRENGTIKIYEQDSADKIKIVVEDSGTGIPPKDIPRIFERFYRVDKARSRELGGTGLGLSIVKHIVELHGGSVGVESTEGLGSGFFFTLPK; this comes from the coding sequence ATGATATTTTTTAAGCGCAACCGATACCTTAAATTAATCGAAGGCTTAAACGCCAAGATTACGGCGTTAAATGAAAAAATCCATAAATTAGAAAGCGAAAACAGCCAGATGCAGGCCATCTTAAGCAGCATGGCAGAGGGGGTTATCGCTGTTGATAAGGAATCAAGGATCCTTTCTATCAATCCCGCGATAGAGAAAATATTTAATATTATAAAGAAAGACGCCGGAGGGAAATTTTTTCTTGAGGTCATCCGCAATAACGACATTTCGGAAATTATAAATAACGTTCTAAAGAAAGGGGAATTTATATCAAAAGAACTAAATCTGGTCTGGCCCATCCAGAAAGTTTTTCAGATTAATGCTTCGCCTCTCTTTGAAAATGCTGCTGTAAACGGATGTTTAGTAGTCTTACACGATATTACCGAGATAAGGAAACTAGAGAAGATGCGCTCGGATTTTGTGGCAAACGTATCGCATGAACTCAAAACCCCGCTTACCTCCATAAAGGGTTTTGTGGAGACCCTTCTTGAGGGTGCGTTAGAAGACAAAAAGAATAGCCGTCATTTTTTAGAGATCATCCAGGAGCACGCCAACCGGCTGAATATCCTTATTAGAGACCTGCTGGATTTATCGTACCTTGAATCCCAAGAGGCGCAATTACATAAAGAAGAAATCAATCTTAAAGATTTGACCGACGACATCTTAGCCGGGTTTAAATCACAATTAAAAAAGGGCCCTATCAAAGCCGAGAATAACTTACCCGCTGGCTTATCAGTAAAAGCAGATAAAGATAAAATCGGGCAAGTCCTGACTAATCTTATTGATAATGCCATAAAGTTTAACCGCGAAAACGGCACAATCAAAATTTATGAGCAGGATTCAGCGGATAAAATAAAAATTGTTGTAGAAGACTCCGGTACCGGCATTCCCCCTAAAGATATCCCCCGTATTTTTGAGCGTTTTTACCGCGTAGATAAAGCGCGCTCGCGCGAACTCGGCGGCACGGGCCTGGGGCTATCCATCGTAAAGCATATTGTAGAATTACACGGCGGTTCAGTCGGCGTAGAAAGTACCGAAGGCTTAGGCTCCGGGTTCTTCTTTACCCTCCCCAAGTAA
- a CDS encoding vitamin B12-dependent ribonucleotide reductase, which translates to MPLSENALKVLEKRYLSKDEAGKAIETPQGMFRRVAKAIAAADKSYGKKEEEVEALEESFYRIMAALEFIPNSPCLMNAGKELGQLSACFVLPIEDSMDSIFESLKATAMIHKSGGGTGFSFSRLRPKNSVVRTTGGIASGPVSFMKVYDAATEAVKQGGSRRGANMGILRVDHPDILEFITCKENDKHINNFNISVNITEDFMKKLEKGEDYDLVDPRTQEVVKRINTKDVFELIVKQAHKNGEPGVVFIDRMNDFNPTPKLGRFESTNPCGEQNLLPYESCDLGSINLSVMHKKVEGRFEIDWERLKSVTHLSVHFLDNLIDVNKFPLQQIEKATRLTRKIGLGVMGWASLLIRLNIPYNSDEAVALGEKVMSFILNEATKKSLELGKSKGLFPAFKGSIYDKKEGVLRVRNATLTTIAPTGTISIIAGPCSSGIEPLFAISYYRNVMDNDKLVEVDPLFEEIAKTRGFYSRELMEKIAEKSSLQGIEGIPEDVKRIFVTAHDISPEWHVRMQAAFQKYVHNATSKTINFPHEAKAEEVKKAYLLAYELGCKGITIYRDKSREEQVLNVGQATEKPQQQLKELKKEIAPRPRPEVIMGTTTKVATGCGNLYVTINSDETGAPFELFTQMGKAGGCAASQLEAIGRLVSLGFRSGIEVKAIIEQLRNIRCPSPSWEKGQRIFSCADAIARVVEKRLLNGVADIPVPLEEAANIAMKHSHHDEITASDDFSLHGDIVGVCPDCGGALRHEEGCVKCHACGFSKC; encoded by the coding sequence CTGCCACTTTCGGAGAATGCCTTAAAGGTATTGGAGAAAAGATACCTTAGTAAAGACGAAGCGGGAAAGGCCATTGAGACGCCGCAAGGGATGTTTCGCCGCGTCGCCAAGGCCATTGCCGCGGCAGATAAATCTTACGGCAAAAAAGAAGAAGAGGTAGAGGCCCTTGAGGAATCTTTTTACCGTATTATGGCAGCACTGGAATTTATCCCCAATTCACCTTGTTTAATGAATGCGGGAAAGGAATTAGGGCAATTAAGCGCTTGCTTTGTTTTGCCTATTGAAGACTCAATGGATTCTATTTTTGAAAGCCTTAAGGCGACGGCCATGATACACAAGTCAGGAGGCGGGACAGGGTTTTCTTTTTCGCGGCTGCGCCCGAAAAATTCGGTAGTAAGGACAACAGGGGGGATTGCATCCGGGCCAGTTTCCTTTATGAAGGTTTATGACGCGGCAACTGAAGCAGTGAAACAAGGGGGTAGCCGTCGCGGAGCGAATATGGGAATCCTGAGGGTGGACCATCCAGATATCCTGGAATTCATTACCTGCAAGGAAAACGATAAACACATAAATAACTTCAATATCTCGGTCAATATCACCGAAGATTTTATGAAGAAATTGGAAAAGGGCGAAGATTATGACCTGGTTGATCCTCGCACGCAAGAAGTAGTAAAGCGCATTAATACCAAAGATGTATTTGAGCTGATCGTCAAGCAGGCGCATAAGAACGGAGAACCGGGGGTTGTTTTTATCGACCGGATGAATGATTTTAATCCCACGCCAAAATTAGGAAGGTTTGAGTCGACCAATCCCTGCGGTGAACAGAATTTACTTCCTTATGAAAGCTGCGATTTGGGTTCCATAAATTTATCCGTCATGCATAAAAAGGTGGAAGGCCGTTTTGAAATTGATTGGGAGAGGTTAAAGTCAGTCACACATCTATCAGTACATTTCCTGGACAACCTCATTGATGTAAATAAGTTCCCCCTTCAGCAGATTGAAAAGGCCACAAGGCTTACGCGTAAAATAGGCCTTGGGGTTATGGGCTGGGCAAGCCTGTTGATACGTTTAAATATCCCTTATAACAGCGACGAGGCAGTTGCCCTAGGCGAAAAGGTCATGTCATTTATTTTAAACGAGGCAACCAAGAAGTCGCTGGAATTAGGTAAGAGTAAAGGACTTTTTCCTGCCTTTAAGGGGAGTATTTACGATAAAAAAGAAGGCGTGTTGAGGGTGCGTAACGCCACCCTCACCACTATTGCTCCCACAGGTACAATAAGCATAATCGCCGGGCCCTGTTCGTCTGGCATCGAGCCGCTCTTTGCCATATCTTATTACCGTAACGTAATGGATAATGATAAATTAGTTGAGGTTGACCCCTTATTTGAAGAGATTGCCAAAACACGGGGTTTTTACAGCCGCGAACTGATGGAGAAGATTGCCGAGAAATCCTCCCTCCAGGGTATTGAAGGGATTCCCGAAGACGTAAAGAGGATTTTTGTCACGGCGCATGACATCTCTCCTGAATGGCATGTACGCATGCAGGCGGCATTTCAGAAATACGTGCATAATGCCACCTCCAAGACCATAAACTTTCCTCACGAAGCAAAGGCAGAAGAAGTAAAAAAGGCATATCTTTTAGCTTATGAGTTGGGCTGCAAAGGCATAACCATTTACAGGGACAAGAGCCGCGAGGAACAGGTCTTGAATGTCGGCCAAGCGACAGAAAAGCCGCAACAGCAATTGAAAGAGCTCAAAAAAGAGATTGCCCCCCGGCCGCGCCCGGAAGTGATCATGGGCACGACTACCAAAGTGGCTACGGGCTGCGGTAACCTCTATGTGACCATAAACAGCGACGAGACTGGTGCGCCTTTTGAACTTTTTACGCAGATGGGTAAGGCCGGCGGTTGCGCCGCCAGCCAGCTTGAGGCTATCGGCCGTTTAGTTTCCCTGGGTTTTCGTTCCGGCATTGAAGTAAAAGCTATTATCGAGCAGTTACGTAATATCCGTTGTCCCTCGCCTTCCTGGGAAAAGGGGCAGCGTATATTTTCCTGCGCGGACGCTATCGCCCGCGTAGTGGAGAAGAGGCTATTGAACGGCGTGGCGGATATTCCTGTTCCTTTAGAAGAGGCCGCGAATATCGCTATGAAACATTCCCACCATGATGAGATTACGGCCTCCGATGATTTCAGCCTGCACGGAGATATCGTTGGCGTCTGCCCTGATTGCGGAGGCGCGCTGCGTCATGAAGAGGGCTGTGTTAAATGCCATGCCTGCGGATTTTCGAAGTGTTGA
- a CDS encoding response regulator transcription factor, with product MKEKILIVEDERDIVKMLEYNLKKEGFRTISVYDGEDALDSANREHPDLILLDLMLPGMDGLEVCKALKKEIKTASIPIIMLTAKSQESDKVVGLELGADDYITKPFSPRELIARIKAVLRRVKDKEKPPEALKIGDLSIDFSKIQVSVKGKPVELTSKEFELLRVLIKAKGRFLSRDYLLDTIWGFDHAIEIETRTVDVHIRTLRKKLKSEARRIITVKNYGYRFEAEED from the coding sequence ATGAAAGAGAAAATCCTGATTGTGGAAGACGAGAGAGATATCGTCAAGATGCTGGAGTATAATCTTAAGAAAGAAGGATTTAGGACCATATCGGTTTATGACGGAGAAGATGCTTTAGATTCGGCAAACAGGGAGCACCCTGACCTTATTCTTTTGGATTTAATGCTGCCCGGGATGGATGGCCTTGAGGTCTGCAAGGCGCTAAAGAAAGAGATTAAGACCGCATCTATACCCATTATTATGCTTACGGCTAAGAGCCAGGAATCGGATAAGGTAGTAGGGTTGGAATTAGGCGCCGACGATTATATTACCAAACCCTTTAGCCCCAGGGAGCTGATTGCCCGGATTAAGGCAGTCTTACGCCGGGTGAAAGACAAGGAAAAGCCGCCTGAGGCCTTGAAAATCGGAGATTTAAGTATTGATTTTTCCAAGATTCAGGTAAGCGTAAAAGGAAAACCGGTAGAATTGACTTCCAAAGAATTCGAACTTTTGCGGGTACTTATAAAAGCTAAAGGTAGATTTCTCTCCCGAGATTATCTTTTAGATACTATCTGGGGTTTTGACCATGCCATAGAGATAGAGACCCGTACAGTAGATGTGCATATCAGGACGCTACGCAAAAAATTAAAAAGCGAGGCCAGGCGGATTATTACCGTAAAGAATTACGGCTACAGATTTGAAGCAGAAGAGGACTAA
- a CDS encoding alkaline phosphatase family protein gives MKKILYIVLDGLGDLPIKELDNKTPLEAALTPNLDRLTQKGRTGIVYPVAKGIAPESDIAVISLLGYDARKYYTGRGPLEAFAEGLSIQDGNLALRVNFATAAEDGKTIKDRRVGRNLTTEEATSLAKEINSKVTLSSATFEFKNTIGHRGILVIRGVRSKLSGWITNTDPAYEREGVFGIAKEKFENLVAESLPMPGYENVSEAKEAAALLNEFTQKSHPVLNESGVNKKRISENKLPANIILSRDAGDHLPQFPKIEGLYNIKFGSFVQMPVEKGIALLTGIEVIDVPSSSGHLDVDYPVWAKVALDSIKKYGGIYVHIKGPDEPAHDGDFQKKKEIIEAIDKFFFANLLPKLDMANTIIAVTADHSTVCAIKAHSSDPVPLLICGGNIPADGSLSFSEKTARLGSIGELRGQEIIPLLVKFAQT, from the coding sequence ATGAAGAAAATATTATATATTGTTCTCGACGGCCTCGGCGATCTCCCGATTAAGGAGTTGGACAACAAGACCCCGCTTGAGGCGGCCTTAACGCCTAACCTTGACCGACTCACTCAAAAAGGCAGGACTGGGATTGTCTATCCGGTCGCCAAAGGCATTGCCCCGGAATCGGATATCGCGGTAATCAGCCTTTTGGGCTATGATGCCCGTAAATATTATACAGGCAGGGGCCCCTTGGAGGCCTTTGCCGAGGGTTTAAGCATACAGGATGGCAATCTGGCGCTAAGGGTAAATTTCGCTACTGCCGCAGAAGACGGTAAAACCATCAAGGACCGACGGGTAGGGAGGAATTTGACTACAGAGGAGGCTACCAGTTTAGCTAAAGAGATAAATTCTAAAGTTACTCTATCCAGCGCTACCTTTGAATTCAAGAATACCATCGGCCACCGGGGGATTTTAGTCATCAGGGGCGTTCGTTCTAAATTATCCGGATGGATTACCAATACTGACCCGGCATATGAGCGCGAGGGGGTATTCGGCATAGCCAAAGAAAAATTTGAAAATCTTGTCGCAGAGTCTCTTCCTATGCCGGGCTATGAAAATGTAAGCGAGGCAAAGGAAGCAGCCGCGTTGTTAAATGAATTTACGCAGAAATCTCACCCGGTGCTTAACGAATCGGGAGTGAATAAAAAAAGGATCTCCGAGAATAAACTCCCGGCCAATATCATATTATCCCGTGATGCCGGCGACCACCTTCCGCAATTCCCCAAGATAGAAGGCCTTTATAATATAAAATTCGGCTCTTTTGTGCAGATGCCGGTAGAAAAAGGCATTGCCCTTTTAACCGGAATAGAGGTGATAGATGTGCCTTCATCTAGCGGACACTTGGATGTGGATTATCCGGTCTGGGCTAAAGTAGCGCTGGATTCCATCAAAAAATATGGAGGTATCTACGTCCACATCAAGGGCCCTGATGAGCCGGCACACGACGGAGATTTTCAGAAAAAGAAAGAAATCATCGAGGCAATCGATAAATTTTTCTTCGCTAATTTATTACCCAAGTTAGATATGGCCAACACGATTATCGCCGTTACCGCCGACCATTCTACTGTTTGTGCTATCAAGGCCCATTCCAGCGACCCTGTGCCGCTACTAATTTGCGGGGGCAATATCCCTGCCGATGGCAGCTTGAGTTTCTCGGAGAAGACAGCCCGGCTTGGTTCCATAGGGGAACTACGCGGCCAGGAAATTATACCCCTCCTTGTAAAATTCGCTCAAACTTAA
- the mnmG gene encoding tRNA uridine-5-carboxymethylaminomethyl(34) synthesis enzyme MnmG, which yields MDNYDVIVIGAGHAGIEAALACARMGAKTLILTLKRDTIGLMSCNPAIGGVGKGQLVKEADALGAEMAKAADACGIQFRILNASKGAAVQSSRAQIDRNKYKQYMQKLLQGQENLFIKEAEASSLIVEGNFVRGVLTNKNEEINSSTVIICPGTFLDGLIHIGLNHFSAGRIDEPAASGLAKNLKELGFNLLRFKTGTCPRLDKNTINFSQLTVQQGDSPARPFSFSTKEITQRQIPCHITYTNNNTHKIIRDNLDESPLYTGIIKATGVRYCPSIEDKVVKFSDKQRHQVFLEPEGYESDEVYPNGLATSLPEEAQLKILHSIGGLENVRVIKFGYGIEHTVVEPTQLYPTLETKLIKNLYLAGQINGTTGYEEAAAQGLVAGINAALRVKNKEPLILDRASSYIGVLIDDLTTKGTNEPYRMFTSRVEYRLILREDNADLRLRKTGYDLGLVSKADYEKSQEKEQAIKQAVNLLKTHYLKPTPQVNNRLADLKTSPIRKVVSLEEILKRPEISFKDLEGLDGMGLDIQESALRQAEIEVKYAGFIQRQLSEVERFKNLEKIRIPRDLDYGNICGLSREIKEKLHNLKPINLGQASRISGVTPVAISLLMVYLKKISLRLPRAKARGLPNV from the coding sequence ATGGATAATTATGACGTCATCGTTATCGGTGCAGGGCACGCGGGCATAGAAGCAGCCTTAGCTTGCGCACGCATGGGCGCTAAGACGCTGATTTTAACCTTAAAGCGCGATACCATAGGCCTGATGAGCTGTAATCCCGCTATCGGCGGCGTGGGCAAGGGCCAGCTGGTGAAAGAAGCCGATGCCTTGGGCGCAGAGATGGCCAAGGCAGCTGATGCCTGCGGGATACAGTTTCGCATACTCAATGCCTCTAAAGGCGCGGCAGTGCAGTCATCGCGCGCGCAGATAGACCGCAATAAATATAAGCAGTATATGCAAAAGTTGCTCCAGGGCCAGGAGAATCTTTTTATAAAGGAGGCGGAGGCGAGCAGTTTAATCGTGGAGGGTAATTTTGTAAGAGGAGTACTCACGAATAAGAATGAAGAGATTAATTCTTCTACTGTGATTATTTGTCCGGGGACTTTTTTGGACGGTTTAATACACATAGGCCTGAATCATTTTAGCGCAGGCAGGATTGATGAGCCCGCGGCATCCGGCTTGGCAAAAAACTTAAAAGAATTAGGGTTTAATTTACTCAGGTTCAAGACCGGCACCTGCCCGCGTTTAGATAAAAACACCATAAATTTTTCTCAATTAACCGTTCAGCAAGGCGATAGCCCGGCGCGCCCCTTTTCTTTTTCTACTAAAGAAATAACCCAAAGACAGATCCCCTGCCACATCACTTACACCAATAATAATACCCATAAGATTATCCGGGATAATCTGGATGAGTCTCCTCTATATACCGGCATAATTAAAGCTACAGGCGTAAGGTACTGCCCGTCAATTGAAGATAAGGTGGTTAAATTCAGCGATAAGCAGAGGCACCAGGTATTTTTAGAACCGGAAGGTTATGAAAGCGATGAAGTCTACCCCAATGGTTTAGCCACGAGCCTGCCTGAGGAAGCGCAGCTTAAGATTTTACATTCCATAGGGGGTTTAGAAAATGTCAGAGTAATTAAGTTCGGCTATGGCATAGAGCATACGGTAGTTGAGCCCACGCAACTTTATCCTACCCTAGAAACAAAGTTGATTAAGAACCTGTATCTTGCCGGACAGATAAACGGCACTACCGGTTACGAAGAAGCCGCAGCCCAGGGGTTGGTAGCGGGTATAAATGCTGCTTTGCGGGTAAAAAATAAAGAGCCGCTGATTTTAGACCGTGCCTCAAGTTATATCGGGGTATTAATTGACGATTTGACTACCAAAGGCACAAACGAGCCCTATCGGATGTTTACCTCGCGCGTAGAATACCGCCTCATTTTACGCGAAGACAACGCGGATTTACGCCTGAGGAAGACAGGCTATGATTTAGGCCTGGTGAGTAAGGCGGATTACGAAAAATCCCAGGAGAAAGAGCAGGCTATAAAGCAGGCGGTTAATTTATTAAAGACGCATTACCTTAAGCCTACGCCGCAGGTTAATAACCGTCTTGCGGATTTAAAGACTTCGCCTATAAGAAAGGTAGTCAGCCTGGAGGAAATTTTAAAAAGGCCAGAGATAAGTTTCAAGGACTTAGAGGGTCTTGATGGGATGGGGCTGGATATCCAGGAATCTGCTTTGCGTCAGGCAGAAATAGAGGTAAAATATGCTGGGTTTATCCAGAGGCAATTAAGTGAGGTAGAGCGCTTTAAGAACCTTGAGAAGATAAGAATACCCCGGGATTTAGATTATGGTAATATTTGCGGCCTTTCGCGGGAGATAAAAGAAAAGTTGCATAATCTTAAACCGATTAACCTGGGTCAGGCCTCGCGGATTTCCGGAGTAACCCCGGTAGCCATTTCCCTTTTGATGGTATATTTGAAAAAGATCAGCCTACGCCTGCCTAGGGCTAAAGCCCGGGGTTTGCCAAATGTATAA
- a CDS encoding transposase encodes MPRTARITIENSCYHIITRGNQKQSVFRNPQDYEKYLNILIKYKRRYKFKLYCFCLMPNHVHLIIEVENPFLLNKIMRGLNLSYTLYFNYRYKTVGHLWQDRYKSKIIHKDGYFLACINYIETNPLRASITANINGYRWSSYVFRLKNSLFLDDIPLL; translated from the coding sequence ATGCCACGAACAGCAAGAATAACTATAGAGAATAGCTGTTATCATATTATCACAAGGGGTAATCAAAAACAATCGGTTTTTAGGAACCCTCAAGATTACGAAAAATACTTAAACATATTAATTAAATACAAAAGACGATATAAATTTAAACTATATTGTTTTTGTTTAATGCCTAACCACGTGCATCTTATTATCGAGGTTGAAAATCCGTTCCTATTAAATAAGATTATGCGTGGCTTAAATTTGAGCTATACCTTATATTTCAATTACAGATATAAAACAGTTGGTCATCTCTGGCAGGACAGATATAAAAGTAAAATTATACATAAAGATGGTTATTTTTTAGCATGTATAAACTATATAGAAACTAATCCTTTGAGGGCGTCTATAACTGCAAACATAAACGGATATCGCTGGAGCAGCTATGTTTTTAGGCTAAAAAATAGTCTGTTTTTAGACGATATTCCTCTTCTCTAG